A region of the SAR324 cluster bacterium genome:
TATAGCTGTTGACACCTTTGTTAACGATATTAAGCGAGCAGTGATTCGCAGCGGTAAAGCCGGATTTATTGCGACACTTGAAGAACGCCAAGATACTCGTGCAGAATTAGCTGACCAGGATATGAATGCTTCTGCTGATACTCGGATGGAAATGGGTGAAGAAGATGGGGCGAATTTCGCGCTTTCCGGGACGATCAATTCCATAGTTGATCAGCTAGATGGTCAACGCGTCACCTACTATCAAGTAGATCTAAAACTGATCAATCTGCAGACAGCTCGCGAAGTTTGGAATGGTAGTAAGAAAATCAAGAAATTCATGGAGCGCAAATCTTTTTCCTTCTAGAGTATGGAACTCTGGCTCCCAAACTTTAATCAGTTCTGCTACAAGTTACTTATATGTAAGCTGATCAAATTGGAGGAGGGTGAAAGAATATACATTGATTGTTTACTCAACCTTGACAGAATTTTTTCTGTTCTCATTGACAATACGAAAGTCATCAATTCTTCTTTCACCAACCTCAATGATGCTCAAATTCAAAATTCT
Encoded here:
- a CDS encoding penicillin-binding protein activator LpoB codes for the protein IAVDTFVNDIKRAVIRSGKAGFIATLEERQDTRAELADQDMNASADTRMEMGEEDGANFALSGTINSIVDQLDGQRVTYYQVDLKLINLQTAREVWNGSKKIKKFMERKSFSF